TCGGCAACGCGTTCCGGGCCGATCCGCTCGACGAAGATCTCGATCTCTCCCCCACAGGTGAGACCGATCGCGATGTCGTCGAGGTCCGCGGGCCCGAACCGCTCGCCGACCGCACAACCCGTGTCCAGCACGTCCGTCGCGGCGTGCACGATCGCCGAGTCCACACACCCCGCGGACAGCGATCCGATCACCTCACCGGCCGCGGTCACGGCCATCGCGGCGCCGAGCTGTCGTGGCGCGGGGCCACTCGTCGCGACCACCCGCGCCAGCGCGACGGGACCGGCGGTGAGACGGTCCAGCAACACGGGTAGCAGTTCTCGCATGTCCTCAGTCTCCCAGAACCGCGTCGGCCGGGTTCGGGGGACGAACTCCCGAACCCGGCCGACGACGGATGATGCGTGGTGGCTACTCCTGCGCGGGTAGCACGTGCTCACCGGACTTGTCGCAGGACAGGGCCAGCGAGCTGATGTACTGCTTCTCCCCGTTCGGGCCCGGCACCGCGGAGGCGATCATGTCCGGACGCTCGAACTCGATGCCCGTGACGCAGCACATCAACTTGACGTCGGTCGGGTTACCGTGCTCGTCGTACATCGGGAGGTCGATGCCGTCGTCGGTGCGTCGAAGGTAGTACTTGCCCTTGGTGGCCAGTGCGATGATCGGCGGCAGCACCAACGCGAGGATCAGCGCGACGAGCGGCGAGTACGGCTGGATGGCATCACCGAAGACGTGGAAGTACACCATGATCGACGCTGCTCCGGCGACGATCACCGACACGAATCCGACCGGGTTGAAGTTGTAGAGCATGCCGCGTCGGAACTCGGGTTCCTTGGGCGAGATCTTCAGCAGGTACTTGTTGATGGCGATGTCCGACGCAACGGTCACGATCCACGCGATCGCGAGGTTGGCGTAGAAGTTCAGCAGCTCGTTGAGGAAGCTGAACATGTTGGCCTCCATCAGCACGATGGCGATGGCGACGTTGAAGACCAGGAACACCAGACGACCGGGGTAGGTCTTGGTGACGCGGGTGAAGCTGTTGGTCCAGGCCAACGATCCCGAGTAGGCGTTGGTGACGTTGATCTTCACCTGGCTGATGACGACGAGGATCACGGCGAGGGTGAGCGCCAGCCAGTGCGGCATGAACTCCTCGTAGATCGCCAGGAACTGGTGGACCGGCTCGTTCGCGACGCCGGCCTGTTCGGCGAAGTTCATGATCAGGTACACGGCGAGGAAGAGACCCACGATCTGCTTGATGGCACCGAAGATCACCCAGCCCGGGCCCGCGGTGAGGACCGCGGTCCACCACTTGCGGCTGTTCTCCGGTGTCTTCGGCGGCATGAACCGGAGGTAGTCGATCTGCTCGGCGATCTGCGCGATCAAGGACAGACAGACACCTGCCGCGAGCATCGTGCCGGCGAACGAGACACCGTGTCCCGCTTGGCCGTCGGTGCCACCACTGAACGACAGGAAGTCACCGATGGCATCGGGATGCTTGATGACGAGGTACAGGAACGGTGCGACCATCATGATCAGCCAGAGGGGCGTGGTCCACACCTGCAGCTTGGCGAGCGTGTTCATCCCGTAGATCACCAGCGGGATGATCAGCACCGACGACAGCAGATAGCCCAGCCACAGGGGGATGTTCAGGCCCAGCTTGAGGCCCTGGGCCATGATCGAGCCCTCGAGTGCGAAGAAGATGAAGGTGAACGACGCGAAGATGACGTTGGTCAGCACCGAGCCGTAGTAGCCGAATCCGCTTCCGCGGGTGATGAGGTCGAGGTCGATGTTGAACCTGGCGGCGTAGTACGAGAGCGGGTAGCCGGTCAGCATGATGACGACCGCGAAGAAGAGGATGCCCCACAACGCGTTACCGGTGCCGTTGGCGATGCCGATGTTGGCACCGATCGCGAAGTCGGCGAGGTAGGCGATACCACCGAGTGCCGAGATCGCCACGACCCCCGGGCCCCACTTGCGGTAGCTCCTGGGCGCGAACCGGAGGGTGTAGTCCTCCAACGACTCGCGGGCGGCCGCCGCCTGCGGTCCGGTGGCGATGATGCCGGCTTCGGCGCTCTCTATCTCACCTATATCCCTGTTCACGTGCTCGACTTCGTCGCGCATCGACTCTTTCGACATTCGTCTCCCTTGCCCGGGGCTTCTGACGGATTCTCCGGGTGGAGAACGCCTTCGCTGACGCTAGAAAGGGGTCGTTTCGGTCACTTGACCGGAATGTTTCGCCGATGAAAACTACGACGCCGCAAGGAATCGATGACGGTTATGTCCGATTTGGGATAGGTGTACCGAGCCCGGGGAGCGAGCTGACCGTTTGGGGACCGGTGAACTAGCGCCCGATGAACTCGGGGCGCCGCTTCTCCGCACGCGCGGCCCGGCCCTCCGCCAGGTCGTCGCTCTCCCACGCGCGCATCATCGCGTCGAGCCGTTCCGGTGCCGGTTCGTCGCGGGCGCCGTCGTTGTTCAGCACCATCTTGTAGTGCTGCAGCGTGAGCGGCGCCAGATCGGCGATGTTCGCGGCCCAGTGCTGGGCGTCGGCCAGGTCGCCGATGCGATTGGCGAAGCCGAGCGTGTGTGCCCGATCGGCGGAGAGGGGGTCGCAGCCGATCAGCATGCTGCGGGCGGGGCCCGAACCGACCAGCGACACGAGTCGCCGGATCGTCCACTCATCCACGGCCACACCGATTTTCGCGGCGGGTATGCCGATCAGGGCGTCCGGTGCCATCACCCGCAGGTCCGCGGCCATCGCCAGTTGCAGGCCCGCACCGAGCGCAGAACCGTTGAGCGCCGCGATGACCGGGATCGGCACCGCCTCGATCTGCTGCAGCGTCGCCACGAGTTTGTCGAGGAACGACGGATCGTAGACGGGACCGGACAGGTCGGCGCCGGCACAGAACACCGGACCCCGGCCGGTGACCACGACGGCACGTGCACCGCCGTCCACCGCGGACATGAACGCATCCGACAGTCCCGCGACCATCTCCTCGTCGAGCGCGTTCCGTTTGTCGACACGGTCGAGCTCGACGGTGACCACTGCACCTTCTGCAGACGAGTGAATCATGTGCCGAAGCCTACCGACTGTCGTGACAGACTGGCCCATTGTGGGTGACCTCGAGTCCGACCGTGTTGCGCCGAGCTGCGACGTCCTGGTGATCGGGGGCGGACAGGCGGGACTGTCCGCCGCGTATTTCCTCCAGCGGTTCTCTCTGCAGGATCGCTATCAACTGCTCGACCACGCACCCGGCCCGGGCGGCGCCTGGCAGTTCCGCTGGCCGACGCTCACCCTCGCCGCGGCCAACCGCGTCCACGACCTGCCCGGATACGGCCTGGTGGAAGCGCTCGGCCGCGACTGCGAGACATTTCCGGCGGCGTCGGCGGTGCCCGAGTACTTCGCGAAGTACGAGGAGAAGTTCGGTCTGCGCGTATTCCGTCCCGTCGACGTCCGAAGCGTCGAGCATGCCGGCGACGGTTTCGTCGCGACACTCGGTGACGGCACGACCATCGCCACCAGGACGATCATCAACTCCACCGGGACGTGGGAACGACCGTTCATCCCGCACGTCCCGGGGATCGGGGATTTCCGTGGGAGACAACTGCACACCCACGACTACATCGGGCCCGAGGCGTTCGCCGGGAAACGCGTCCTCGTCGTGGGAGCGGGGATCTCGGCCGTTCAGTTGTTGATCGAGATCGCGCGTTCCGCGCCCGGCGCCCAGACGTTCTGGTGTTCGCGGACCGAACCGGTCTTCGACGACACACCGTTCGATCCGGAGAAGGGTCGTCGCGCCGTGGCACGTGTGGAGGAGCGGGTCCGCGCGGGTCTGCCGCCGACGTCGGTCGTCTCGGTGACCGGTCTCGCGCTCACCCCGGCGATCAAGGCCGCCCGCGACGACGGCATCCTCGCCTGGCGCCCGATGTTCACCAGGATCACCGAGACCGGCGTCTGCTGGGACTGCGGCGGGTCCGGCCGCGACGGAACCGACAGCCTGGACGTCGACGTGATCTTCTGGAACACCGGGTTCCGCAGCGCACTCGATCATCTGGCACCGCTGCGCCTGCGGGGGCCGGGCGGCGGCATCACCATGACGGGCCGACTGGCCACCACGGTCGCTGCCGACCCGAGAGTGCAGCTTCTCGGCTATGGCCCGTCGGCGTCGACGATCGGCGCCAACCGCGCGGGCCGCGCGGCGGCGCGAAATGTCGCCGACCTGCTCGGCGCGTAGCCCAGCCTTGACAAGTTGTTGTGTTTTCCTAACACTTGATTAGGTGAGTCCTGTCCGGAGGGGCGAGAAGCTCCCGATCTTCAATCGCATCGGTGTGCTGCGCGCCGAGCGGAAGATGACCCGGGCACACCTCGCCGAGCTGGTCGGGATCAACGTGCAGTCGGTCGGCGCGTTGGAGCGCGGCGACAACTATCCGAGCCTCGACCTCGCCTTCCGAATCTGCGCGGTGTTCGACCTCCCGGTCGAGGCCGTGTTCAGTCGCACCGAGTTCCGCGCGATGTCCGCCGAGCTCTACGCCCGGACCAGCGGTGAGCGGCAATCCGACCTCGGAGGTGCACGATGAGGGATCCCCATTCGGCCATCCCGGAGGAGGCGACGCCCGCTCTCTGGCGGCGTTACGACAACTGGCGTGCCGAGCGTCATCTCCGTTTCAACGCCAGGCACGCCGGCAGACTTCGGTCCTGGCGGACGAGGCGCGGAGCGAGGCGGTTGGTGCTCCTACAGATCGTCTCGCTGCTCGTGGCCCTCGCGGGCGCCGTGATGGCATTCTCCACCTATTGGTTCGCGGTCCCGTTCGCAGTCGGACTGATCGGCTCGGTGGCCACCCAGTACGCGCTCCGCATCGTCACCGGGTCCGTCGCCGACACCCCGGTCCCGGCGCTCGACGAGATCCAACTGGCGCAACGCAATTCCGCGCGATCGATCGGCTTCGTCGCCGTCTACGTCCTCATGTTCATCCCGTACGCGATCCTCATCGTGCTGGGCTCGCGCGACGACGTGCCCGGACAGCTGGTCTACGGCACCGCCGTCCTGCTGATCACCCTCCTGGTCTGCGGGATCGTCCTGCCGACCATGCTCACCGCCTGGTGGATGAACGACCCCGATCCCGAGGATCTGATCGTCCCCGAGTCCGCAAGCAGCACACCGACCGACACCACCGACACGGAACGGAGCCAGCGATGAACCCCCCGCTGATCATCGACGGACTACACAAACGCTATGGCGACCTGGTCGCCTTGCAGGACATGACCTTTCACGTCGATCCCGGGGAGCTCTTCGGCTTCGTGGGCAGCAACGGTGCAGGAAAGTCGACCACCATGCGGATAATCCTCGGCGTCCTCGCCGCGGATGCCGGCCGCGTGACCCTCGGGGATCGCCCGATCGATCTGCAGACCCGACGGCAGATCGGCTACATGCCCGAGGAACGCGGCCTCTATCCGAAGATGAAGGTCGGCGAGCAGCTCGTTTTCCTCGCCCGTCTGCACGGCATGTCGGCCTCCGCCGCGCACGACAGCATGCAGCGGTGGACCACCCGGCTCGGCGTCGAGCAACGCGTGGACGACGACGTCGCCGACCTCAGCCTGGGCAACCAGCAGCGGGTGCAACTGGCGGCGGCGCTGATCCATGACCCACGTGTCCTCGTCCTGGACGAGCCGTTCTCCGGTCTCGACCCGGTCGCCGTCGACGTGATGAGCGACGTCCTCAAGGAGAAGGCCGCCGAGGGCATCCCGGTGATCTTCTCCTCGCACCAGCTCGATCTGGTCCAGCGTCTGTGCGACCGCGTCGGCATCGTCGTGCGCGGCCAGATGCGCGCGCTCGGCCGGGTCGAGGAACTGCGGGCCCGCGACGGCGTCACCCTCGACGTCGCCGGCCCGTCCACCGCCACGCGCTGGGCCGACGGTCTACCCGGCGTCGTCCGCGCCGACTATGACTCGAACACCGACGTGACGTCGCTGCGCATCGACCCGGACACCACCGACGATCAGGCGATCCTGGCCGCAGCACTGCGCGCCGGCCCGGTCCACCGGTTCGCGGCGTCGACACCGTCACTGACCGAACTCTTCCGAGAGGTGGTTTCCGCATGAGCTCCCCCACACCCCAACAACTCCCCGGCGGCCCGGCCGGCGCAGGTGCCGCGCAAGCGATCCGGCTGGTCGCCGAACGCGAGATCGTCACCCGCGCGAAGACGAAGTCGTTCCTGATCAGTACGGGCCTGTTGATGGTCGTGATCGTGGTGGGCGCGATTGTCCTCGCCGCACTCACCGGCGGCGACGACACCAAGAAGATCGGCCTCGTCGGATCGGATCAGACGCTGTCACAGACGATCGAAGAGGTCGGCACCGCAACCGGGACGTCGATCGACGTGGTCGACGTGGACTCCGCCGCGGACGCCCGCACACAGGTCGCCGACGGCGACCTCGAGGCGGCGTTGGTACCCGGTGCATCGAATGCGTTCGTGGTGTTGTCCAAGAGCGGAGTGGACGCCACCCTCGACGGCGTCATGCGCACGTCGGTCGAACAGGTCGGTCTGTCGCGGGCGCTCGCCGAGCGTGGCGTGGACGCGTCATCGGTGCCCCGCGCTTCGATCACCGTCGAGCAGACCACACCCGACAAGCCCGACGAGGGACAGCGCATCGTCATCGCCCTGGTCGGCACGATCCTGTTGATCACCGCCATCATGATGGGCGGATCCATGGTCGCGGTCGGCGTCGTCGAGGAGAAGACGTCGCGGGTGGTAGAGCTCCTCCTGGCCACCATCAAACCCCTGCATCTGTTGTGGGGCAAGATCATCGGCATCGGGGCGATAGCGCTGGCGCAGGTCCTGCTACTCGGTGCCACCGCGCTGATCGCCGGTCAGGTGACGGGCCTGCTGACCGTGCCGGGCGCGGCGATCGGCATGTTCGCCGCGGTCATCGCCTGGTTCATCCTGGGCTTCCTGTTCTTCGCCACCCTCTACGCCGCGACCGGCGCGCTGGTCTCCCGGCAGGAGGAGCTCAGCGCGAGCTCGGCCCCGCTGACGATCCTGGCGATGGCGGTCATGTACTCCGGCGTGTTCGGCATCCAGGCGCTCGACTCCACGTTCATCCAGATACTCAGCTGGATTCCGCCGTTCAGCGCCGCGCTGATGCCGATCCGGATCGCCACCGGTGACGCGACGATCATGCAGGTCATCGTCACGTTCGCGTTGATGGTGCTCGCCTGCGCTGCGGCCACCTGGTTCGCGGCACGCATCTACCAGCGGTCGATCCTGCGCACCGGTACGCGGGTCAAGTGGACCGAGGTGCTGTCGACGGTGCGATGAGTCCCGGAACGGTTCACGCCGGTGCGACGTCGGCGACCTCGTCGGCCAACCCCCAGGCCAGCGCCGTCTGTGCACCGATCGACGTCCCGCTCGTCGCCAGATGAAAGGTCCGCCAGCGGCCGATGCGGCGGGGAATGCCCACGGTGCCACCGGCTCCGGGGATGAGCCCCATGCCGACCTCGGGCAATCGGATCGCCACCCGGGGATCGACGACGATGCGACCCGCGAGGCCGGGCAGTTCGATACCCGCGCCCACGCACGCGCCGTGCAGGAAAGCCGTTGTCCGGTCGGCGATCTCCGCGAGTCGCACCCCGGCCCCGCCGGCCGTTCGGACGAAGTGCGCGATCACCGGGTCGGGAGTGGTGCCGAACTCGTCGAGGTCTCCGCCCGCGCAGAAGGCCGGACCGGCACCGCGCAGGTGGACCTCGGTGAGCGAATCGTCGAGGACCGCGACGTCGAGGGCCGCCACCATTGCGTCGCGGAGCGCAGCGCCGAACGCGTTGCGCCGTTCGGGCCGATTGAGGGTGATCGTCAGTCGTGTGCCGTCGCGGTCGACGAGCACCGGCGCGGCGGCGGACGTCGGCGGGAGCGGGCGCGGTCCGCGCCGGGCCAGCCACGCGGCGAACTCGGTGCCGCCGAGCAACGTCGAGTAGGCCCACGACTCGACGTCGAGGGCCTGCCGGACGGATACCTCTGTCCCGGTGCGGAGTACGCCGGCGAGGATCGTCGCGGACTGTGGGTTGCGCGCGACGTGATCGGCCAGTTCGTGGGCGGCGGATTCGGGGTCGTCGGCGCCGACGATGGCCGGGTGTGTGTTCTCGATCTCGGCCGGACCGTAGACGACGTCGCATCGATCGCCGACAGCAGGCCAGCCCGTCGCCGGTGCCGCACCGGTCGTGAATCCGATCCGGACGTGGCCGGAATGCTTGTCCGGCGACCAGGCGAGCCGGTCCCACAGCGCGTCGTCGCAGACGTCGGCGACGAACGGTGCGGCGATGAACGGTGCTGGGACGATCACGTGGTCAGCCTATCCGCGCACCTCGGCGTGCTGCGTGACGGGATCAGATCTCTCGAAACCGTCGCAGCGCCTCTTCGCGCTCGGCCTTGTGATCGACGATGGGTTCGGGATAGTCGTCGTCGATCTCCGGTATCCATCGGCGGACGTACTCGCCGTCCGGGTCGAACTTGTCGCCCTGGGTGGTGGGATTGAACACCCGAAAGTACGGTGCCGCATCGGTTCCGGTGCCTGCCGCCCACTGCCAGCCGTGCTGGTTGGAAGCCATGTCACCGTCGACGAGTTGGTCGAGGAACCAGCGGGCACCCCACCACCACGGCAGGTGCAGATCCTTCACCAGAAACGACGCCGTGATCATGCGCACGCGGTTGTGCATCCAGCCGGTCTCGCGCAGTTGTCGCATCCCGGCGTCGACGATCGGAAAGCCGGTCCGACCCTCTTTCCACGCGTCGAAGCGTCGATACGCGCTCTCATCGGTGTCCAGGGCGATGTCGTCGAACTGACTGTTCCAGTTCCGCCAGGCGCTGTGCGGCCAGTGGTACAGGACATCGGCGTAGAAGTCGCGGAACGCCAGCTCGCGGAGATATGCCTTCGCGCCGTTCGACCGGCCCAGGTCGGCAGCCATGGTGCGCGGATGGATGTTGCCGTACTTCAGATACGCCGACATGCGGCTGGTGACGTCGCGGTCGGGACGGTCACGGCCCTCGTCGTAGCCGTCGAGATCGTCGTCGACGAACTCGTTCCACCGCTCCCGGGCGGCCTTCTCCCCTGCCGGAAAGCTCAGCGCGGTGGGGGCCGCGGGCACCCGGATGCGTCCGGACCGACGTATGTCGGCGGGGTCGAGGAGTTGTCGCGTCGCGATCGAGGTGTCCGCCGGGGCACGCCACCCGTGCTCGGTCCAACGCCGGAAGTAGGGTGTGAAGACCTTGTACGGCTCGCCATCCGACTTGGTGATGCGGCCCGGCGCAACGAGATACGGCGACCCGACGGCCTCGAGCGGGATCTCGCCGAGCGCCTCGGCGACCGCATCGTCACGCCGGCGGCCGAAGGGCGAGTAGTCGGCGCTGATGTGCACCGACGTCGCGTCGACGGCTGCTGCCAGTCGCGGGATCTCTTCGTCGGGACGTCCACGCACCACCAGCAGGCGGCCGGACAGTTGGTCGTCCAGGTCGCGGAGCGAATCGAAGAGAAAGCTCAGCCGCCGCTCACCCGAGGATTTCTCCAGCCTCGGATCGACGACAAAGCAGACGAGCACGCGCGAACCCGCATCGATCGCCGCCGCGAGCGGCGGCAGGTCGTCGAGCCGAAGGTCGCGGCGCAGCCAGAGCAGGCTCGGCCGGGTCATCCCGGCCTGCCTGTGTCATCCCGGTCCGGGATGGTCTATCCCACGCCCAGCAGGTCGATGACGAAGACGAGCGTCTTGCCCGAGAGGCGATGGCCTGCCCCGGCCGGGCCGTAGGCGAGCTGCGGGGGGACGGTCAGCTGGCGGCGACCGCCGACCTGCATGCCCGGGATACCCTCCTGCCAACCGGGAATCAACCGGTCCAGCGGGAAGTTGGCGGACTGGCCACGGTCCCACGAGGAATCGAATTCCTCGCCGGACTCGTACTCGACGCCGACATAGTGCACGTCGACGACGCCGCCGCGCTGCGCCTCGGCACCGTCTCCGACGATGAGGTCTTTGATCTGGAGCTCGGCGGGGGCCGGGCCTTCGGGGAATTCGACTTCGGGCTTCTCAGCGCTGGTCAACGGGACTCTCCTTTGAGTCGTCGGATCAGTTATCTGGTCAGACCGGCTCATCGGCCGATCGGGTCTCCCGACGCGTCAGCGCTGGCCCATACCGATGTAGTCACGTTCGGTGTAGCCGGTGTAGAGCTGGCGCGGACGGCCGATCTTGCCGCTCGGGT
This sequence is a window from Gordonia insulae. Protein-coding genes within it:
- a CDS encoding purine-cytosine permease family protein, translated to MSKESMRDEVEHVNRDIGEIESAEAGIIATGPQAAAARESLEDYTLRFAPRSYRKWGPGVVAISALGGIAYLADFAIGANIGIANGTGNALWGILFFAVVIMLTGYPLSYYAARFNIDLDLITRGSGFGYYGSVLTNVIFASFTFIFFALEGSIMAQGLKLGLNIPLWLGYLLSSVLIIPLVIYGMNTLAKLQVWTTPLWLIMMVAPFLYLVIKHPDAIGDFLSFSGGTDGQAGHGVSFAGTMLAAGVCLSLIAQIAEQIDYLRFMPPKTPENSRKWWTAVLTAGPGWVIFGAIKQIVGLFLAVYLIMNFAEQAGVANEPVHQFLAIYEEFMPHWLALTLAVILVVISQVKINVTNAYSGSLAWTNSFTRVTKTYPGRLVFLVFNVAIAIVLMEANMFSFLNELLNFYANLAIAWIVTVASDIAINKYLLKISPKEPEFRRGMLYNFNPVGFVSVIVAGAASIMVYFHVFGDAIQPYSPLVALILALVLPPIIALATKGKYYLRRTDDGIDLPMYDEHGNPTDVKLMCCVTGIEFERPDMIASAVPGPNGEKQYISSLALSCDKSGEHVLPAQE
- a CDS encoding enoyl-CoA hydratase; amino-acid sequence: MIHSSAEGAVVTVELDRVDKRNALDEEMVAGLSDAFMSAVDGGARAVVVTGRGPVFCAGADLSGPVYDPSFLDKLVATLQQIEAVPIPVIAALNGSALGAGLQLAMAADLRVMAPDALIGIPAAKIGVAVDEWTIRRLVSLVGSGPARSMLIGCDPLSADRAHTLGFANRIGDLADAQHWAANIADLAPLTLQHYKMVLNNDGARDEPAPERLDAMMRAWESDDLAEGRAARAEKRRPEFIGR
- a CDS encoding NAD(P)-binding domain-containing protein → MGDLESDRVAPSCDVLVIGGGQAGLSAAYFLQRFSLQDRYQLLDHAPGPGGAWQFRWPTLTLAAANRVHDLPGYGLVEALGRDCETFPAASAVPEYFAKYEEKFGLRVFRPVDVRSVEHAGDGFVATLGDGTTIATRTIINSTGTWERPFIPHVPGIGDFRGRQLHTHDYIGPEAFAGKRVLVVGAGISAVQLLIEIARSAPGAQTFWCSRTEPVFDDTPFDPEKGRRAVARVEERVRAGLPPTSVVSVTGLALTPAIKAARDDGILAWRPMFTRITETGVCWDCGGSGRDGTDSLDVDVIFWNTGFRSALDHLAPLRLRGPGGGITMTGRLATTVAADPRVQLLGYGPSASTIGANRAGRAAARNVADLLGA
- a CDS encoding helix-turn-helix transcriptional regulator — encoded protein: MSPVRRGEKLPIFNRIGVLRAERKMTRAHLAELVGINVQSVGALERGDNYPSLDLAFRICAVFDLPVEAVFSRTEFRAMSAELYARTSGERQSDLGGAR
- a CDS encoding ABC transporter ATP-binding protein, encoding MNPPLIIDGLHKRYGDLVALQDMTFHVDPGELFGFVGSNGAGKSTTMRIILGVLAADAGRVTLGDRPIDLQTRRQIGYMPEERGLYPKMKVGEQLVFLARLHGMSASAAHDSMQRWTTRLGVEQRVDDDVADLSLGNQQRVQLAAALIHDPRVLVLDEPFSGLDPVAVDVMSDVLKEKAAEGIPVIFSSHQLDLVQRLCDRVGIVVRGQMRALGRVEELRARDGVTLDVAGPSTATRWADGLPGVVRADYDSNTDVTSLRIDPDTTDDQAILAAALRAGPVHRFAASTPSLTELFREVVSA
- a CDS encoding ABC transporter permease — encoded protein: MSSPTPQQLPGGPAGAGAAQAIRLVAEREIVTRAKTKSFLISTGLLMVVIVVGAIVLAALTGGDDTKKIGLVGSDQTLSQTIEEVGTATGTSIDVVDVDSAADARTQVADGDLEAALVPGASNAFVVLSKSGVDATLDGVMRTSVEQVGLSRALAERGVDASSVPRASITVEQTTPDKPDEGQRIVIALVGTILLITAIMMGGSMVAVGVVEEKTSRVVELLLATIKPLHLLWGKIIGIGAIALAQVLLLGATALIAGQVTGLLTVPGAAIGMFAAVIAWFILGFLFFATLYAATGALVSRQEELSASSAPLTILAMAVMYSGVFGIQALDSTFIQILSWIPPFSAALMPIRIATGDATIMQVIVTFALMVLACAAATWFAARIYQRSILRTGTRVKWTEVLSTVR
- a CDS encoding enoyl-CoA hydratase/isomerase family protein codes for the protein MIVPAPFIAAPFVADVCDDALWDRLAWSPDKHSGHVRIGFTTGAAPATGWPAVGDRCDVVYGPAEIENTHPAIVGADDPESAAHELADHVARNPQSATILAGVLRTGTEVSVRQALDVESWAYSTLLGGTEFAAWLARRGPRPLPPTSAAAPVLVDRDGTRLTITLNRPERRNAFGAALRDAMVAALDVAVLDDSLTEVHLRGAGPAFCAGGDLDEFGTTPDPVIAHFVRTAGGAGVRLAEIADRTTAFLHGACVGAGIELPGLAGRIVVDPRVAIRLPEVGMGLIPGAGGTVGIPRRIGRWRTFHLATSGTSIGAQTALAWGLADEVADVAPA
- a CDS encoding cryptochrome/photolyase family protein; protein product: MTRPSLLWLRRDLRLDDLPPLAAAIDAGSRVLVCFVVDPRLEKSSGERRLSFLFDSLRDLDDQLSGRLLVVRGRPDEEIPRLAAAVDATSVHISADYSPFGRRRDDAVAEALGEIPLEAVGSPYLVAPGRITKSDGEPYKVFTPYFRRWTEHGWRAPADTSIATRQLLDPADIRRSGRIRVPAAPTALSFPAGEKAARERWNEFVDDDLDGYDEGRDRPDRDVTSRMSAYLKYGNIHPRTMAADLGRSNGAKAYLRELAFRDFYADVLYHWPHSAWRNWNSQFDDIALDTDESAYRRFDAWKEGRTGFPIVDAGMRQLRETGWMHNRVRMITASFLVKDLHLPWWWGARWFLDQLVDGDMASNQHGWQWAAGTGTDAAPYFRVFNPTTQGDKFDPDGEYVRRWIPEIDDDYPEPIVDHKAEREEALRRFREI
- a CDS encoding FKBP-type peptidyl-prolyl cis-trans isomerase, whose product is MTSAEKPEVEFPEGPAPAELQIKDLIVGDGAEAQRGGVVDVHYVGVEYESGEEFDSSWDRGQSANFPLDRLIPGWQEGIPGMQVGGRRQLTVPPQLAYGPAGAGHRLSGKTLVFVIDLLGVG